The Candidatus Methylomirabilota bacterium genome contains a region encoding:
- a CDS encoding serine protease produces the protein LLGLASGCATDRLWTPGRGEILQRILPSSVQVVLEQDGRRFRTGSGVVIAASPTAHGTECFVITSGHTLARLSGQETVYVLFGRQRGAGTKAVATVLAQRDTEDLDLALLRARSDTCVPARLGAPPALGDEIWVVAFPWGRNMTLAGGIVSQLNDAEATDRESASRLMVDASVSYGASGGGVYEARHGSLIGLVEGYRTARVSFKGDATSRYIDVPVPGETYVIPLADIWRFLALADQTRLVAGRPALAPPKR, from the coding sequence CTGCTCGGGCTCGCATCCGGGTGCGCGACGGACCGGCTGTGGACACCCGGACGAGGTGAGATCCTCCAGCGGATCCTTCCGAGTTCGGTTCAGGTCGTCCTCGAGCAGGACGGCCGCCGGTTCCGGACGGGCTCGGGCGTCGTGATCGCGGCCAGTCCCACGGCGCACGGCACCGAGTGCTTCGTGATCACGAGTGGCCACACCCTCGCGCGGCTTTCGGGTCAGGAAACCGTGTACGTCCTCTTCGGCCGGCAACGGGGCGCCGGGACCAAGGCCGTGGCCACCGTGCTCGCCCAGCGCGACACCGAAGACCTCGATCTTGCCCTCCTCCGCGCCCGCAGCGACACCTGCGTGCCGGCGCGCCTCGGCGCGCCGCCGGCGCTCGGCGACGAGATCTGGGTCGTGGCGTTCCCCTGGGGCCGGAACATGACGCTGGCGGGCGGGATCGTGAGCCAGCTGAACGATGCCGAAGCCACCGACCGCGAGAGCGCGTCACGGCTGATGGTGGACGCGTCGGTCAGCTACGGCGCCAGCGGGGGAGGCGTGTACGAGGCGCGCCACGGGAGCCTCATCGGGCTGGTGGAGGGCTACCGGACGGCGCGGGTCTCGTTCAAGGGTGACGCCACCTCGCGCTACATCGACGTGCCGGTGCCCGGCGAGACCTATGTGATCCCGCTCGCCGACATCTGGCGGTTCCTGGCCCTGGCGGATCAGACCCGTCTGGTCGCCGGGCGGCCCGCCCTGGCCCCGCCGAAGCGCTGA
- a CDS encoding VOC family protein — MGEAPYVDAREQLVVNLFVRDLGRSVAFYRRLGFELLGEQGRFAALAWEGHWLFLEERDRPPAPDAPPQGNVRVMVPDVDRYWQLATELGLPVLGPIADRWYGLRDFTVLDPDGFGIRFASRLADR, encoded by the coding sequence GTGGGCGAAGCCCCGTACGTCGACGCCAGGGAGCAGCTCGTCGTGAACCTGTTCGTCCGTGACCTCGGGCGATCCGTCGCCTTCTACCGGCGACTCGGGTTCGAGCTGCTGGGCGAGCAGGGGCGCTTCGCCGCGCTCGCCTGGGAAGGCCACTGGCTCTTCCTGGAAGAGCGCGACCGTCCACCGGCTCCGGACGCCCCCCCGCAAGGGAACGTCCGGGTGATGGTGCCCGATGTCGACCGGTACTGGCAACTCGCCACGGAGCTCGGCCTGCCGGTGCTGGGGCCTATCGCCGACCGCTGGTATGGGCTGCGCGACTTCACCGTCCTCGATCCCGACGGCTTCGGGATACGGTTTGCCAGCCGACTCGCCGATCGGTGA
- a CDS encoding hydantoinase/oxoprolinase family protein: MDPAASPLPLSPGSGEEGFRVGFDVGGTFTDFVLQAADGRLLTGKRLTTPQDPARACVEGLRDLVARAGLGWADLAQAVHGTTLGSNIVIERKGRKVALLTTRGFRDVLVIGRQKRYQLYDLFIEKPAPLVPRSWIREATERIAFDGEVLTPLDEAELRATVRALAKDGITSLAVCFLHAYANPTHERRAAEIVRQEAPHIALSLSSEVSPVMREYERTSTTVVNAYVMTAVRDYLERLERALGDLGYRGRLFVMQSGGGVATAETMARFPVRMIESGPAAGALMAAAYGKLTGHADLIAFDMGGTTAKLSLISGGRPATVREFELHRVRLQPGSGIPMNIQAIDLVEIGAGGGSIARVATGVITVGPDSAGADPGPIAYGLGGTEPTVTDADLVLGYLNPDYFLGGRLPLDVEAARRGIEVAIARPLELPVAEAAWGIHQIVNTNMELATRVVSIERGYDPRRLAFIAFGGSGPVHGCRLAQALRIPRVILPAAAGVTSAIGLLAAEIRFDLARSYLTRLLTLDPVYVGRIFGEMAQTGSAVMREAGVGGRLTVLRSADLRYVGQGYELTVALPDGSIDAGTADGLRQGFHAAYAQRYGYADPKAEVELVTVGVSVIGAGPEVRLPEPRPGTREAAEARKPDRPVYFPELRDYVPCPIYDRARLPAGARLPGPAVVEEAESTTVLPPGAVAEVDRWANLLVSFAQ; this comes from the coding sequence TTGGATCCCGCGGCGTCTCCCCTCCCCCTCTCCCCCGGCTCCGGGGAAGAGGGGTTCCGGGTAGGCTTCGACGTCGGCGGCACCTTCACCGACTTCGTTCTCCAGGCGGCGGACGGCCGCCTGCTGACCGGCAAGCGTCTGACCACGCCGCAGGACCCCGCCCGCGCCTGCGTCGAGGGGCTCCGTGACCTGGTGGCCCGCGCCGGCCTCGGCTGGGCCGACCTCGCTCAGGCGGTCCACGGGACCACGCTGGGCTCCAACATCGTCATCGAGCGCAAAGGGCGGAAGGTCGCGCTCCTCACGACCCGCGGCTTCCGGGACGTCCTCGTCATCGGGCGGCAGAAGCGGTACCAGCTCTACGACCTCTTCATCGAGAAGCCGGCGCCGCTCGTCCCCCGCTCGTGGATCCGCGAGGCGACCGAGCGGATCGCCTTCGACGGCGAGGTGCTGACCCCGCTCGACGAGGCCGAGCTCCGGGCCACCGTCCGGGCGCTGGCCAAGGACGGGATCACGTCGCTGGCCGTGTGCTTCCTGCACGCGTACGCGAACCCGACCCACGAGCGCCGGGCGGCCGAGATCGTCCGCCAGGAGGCGCCTCACATCGCGCTGAGCCTCTCCTCCGAGGTCTCGCCGGTCATGCGCGAGTACGAGCGGACCTCCACCACCGTCGTCAACGCTTACGTGATGACCGCCGTCCGGGACTACCTCGAGCGGCTGGAGCGCGCGCTGGGCGACCTCGGCTACCGGGGCCGGCTCTTCGTGATGCAGTCCGGGGGCGGCGTCGCCACCGCCGAGACGATGGCCCGGTTTCCGGTGCGAATGATCGAGTCGGGACCCGCCGCCGGCGCCCTCATGGCGGCCGCCTACGGGAAGCTCACCGGCCACGCCGACCTGATCGCCTTCGACATGGGGGGCACGACGGCCAAGCTCTCCCTCATCAGCGGCGGCCGGCCCGCGACCGTTCGGGAGTTCGAGCTCCACCGGGTCCGCCTCCAGCCGGGCAGCGGCATCCCGATGAACATCCAGGCGATCGACCTCGTCGAGATCGGCGCGGGCGGCGGCTCGATCGCCCGCGTCGCGACGGGCGTCATCACGGTCGGCCCCGACTCGGCCGGCGCCGATCCGGGACCGATCGCCTACGGGCTCGGCGGCACCGAGCCCACCGTGACCGACGCCGACCTCGTGCTGGGCTACCTCAATCCCGACTACTTCCTCGGCGGCCGGCTGCCACTCGACGTCGAGGCCGCCCGCCGCGGGATCGAGGTCGCCATCGCCCGTCCGCTCGAGCTCCCGGTGGCCGAGGCCGCCTGGGGGATCCACCAGATCGTCAACACCAACATGGAGCTCGCCACCCGGGTCGTGTCCATCGAGCGCGGCTATGACCCGCGCCGGCTGGCCTTCATCGCCTTCGGCGGCTCGGGGCCGGTCCATGGCTGCCGTCTGGCCCAGGCCCTTCGCATTCCCCGCGTCATCCTGCCGGCGGCGGCCGGGGTGACTTCGGCCATCGGACTCCTGGCGGCGGAGATCCGGTTCGACCTCGCCCGCTCCTACCTGACGCGGCTTCTGACTCTCGATCCGGTCTACGTCGGGCGCATCTTCGGGGAAATGGCCCAGACCGGCTCGGCGGTGATGCGGGAGGCCGGGGTCGGAGGCAGGCTCACGGTGCTGCGGAGCGCGGATCTCCGGTACGTCGGACAGGGATACGAGCTCACCGTGGCGCTGCCCGACGGGTCGATCGATGCCGGGACGGCGGATGGCCTGCGGCAGGGGTTCCACGCGGCATACGCCCAGCGTTACGGCTACGCGGACCCGAAGGCCGAGGTCGAGCTGGTCACGGTCGGCGTCAGCGTGATCGGCGCCGGTCCCGAGGTGCGCCTGCCCGAGCCCCGCCCGGGCACCCGGGAGGCCGCCGAGGCGCGGAAGCCCGATCGCCCCGTCTACTTCCCCGAGCTCCGCGACTACGTGCCGTGTCCGATCTACGACCGCGCGCGGCTGCCGGCCGGCGCGCGGCTCCCGGGCCCCGCGGTCGTCGAGGAGGCGGAGTCGACCACCGTGCTCCCGCCGGGCGCGGTGGCCGAGGTCGACCGCTGGGCGAACCTGCTGGTGAGCTTCGCCCAATGA
- a CDS encoding hydantoinase B/oxoprolinase family protein produces MSGVDPITLGVIWGALQSITVEVGTTVHRTAHSQQAREGQDFSVCLFDPEGRMVAQGPYSPGHMGAMAFAARNAIAAFPAESLRAGDVVLFNSPFLGSGHFPDFFMIQPAFQEDGRLIGFAANILHHTDVGGMRPGSQAVEGVTDYFQEGLHIPPVKLWKSGQEQDGILAVILANTRMPESMRGDLHAQRNSLRVGELRLMELAERHGYDAVQAAMTEIMGRTEAKVREAIRAIPDGVYPFEDFMDDYGPRTPPMRLVVTVTVGGDEIRIDFDGTGPQTESGMNSYLNYTRSYCYAAVKCLTDPHGPQNDGAFRPVRIEAPAGSFLNPRPPAGGGPRAVFCYRLFDAVIGALAPALPGRVTAAGSHFANPTFGGFDPRRNRRTVVYELVLSGTAARPDRDGVEAMAMAFNASNIPVESQEASQPVLVERFELRRDSAGAGRYRGGTGIRRDLRLLLRNGQLTNNTERQRFAPWGLFGGQPGQPGVTLLNPGTPRERRLHSKASDTFEYGDVVSFQQPGAGGYGPPGERDPQAVLRDVIEDYVSIEGARRDYGVVIDPVTLTVDEAATRTARAAMRAQAPEPPPVVTRQGPLW; encoded by the coding sequence ATGAGCGGCGTCGATCCCATCACGCTGGGCGTCATCTGGGGCGCGCTGCAGTCCATCACCGTCGAGGTGGGGACGACGGTCCACCGCACGGCCCACTCGCAGCAGGCCCGCGAGGGGCAGGACTTCTCGGTTTGCCTCTTCGACCCCGAGGGCCGCATGGTGGCCCAGGGCCCCTACAGCCCCGGCCACATGGGGGCGATGGCCTTCGCCGCCCGGAACGCCATCGCCGCCTTCCCGGCGGAATCCCTCCGGGCCGGCGACGTCGTCCTCTTCAACAGCCCCTTCCTCGGCTCGGGCCATTTCCCCGACTTCTTCATGATCCAGCCCGCCTTCCAGGAGGATGGGCGGCTCATCGGGTTCGCGGCCAACATCCTCCACCACACCGACGTCGGCGGGATGCGCCCCGGCAGCCAGGCCGTGGAGGGCGTGACGGACTACTTCCAGGAAGGCCTTCACATCCCGCCGGTCAAGCTCTGGAAGAGCGGCCAGGAGCAGGACGGGATCCTGGCAGTCATCCTGGCCAACACCCGGATGCCGGAGTCCATGCGGGGCGACCTGCACGCCCAGCGGAACTCGCTGCGGGTCGGTGAGCTGCGCCTGATGGAGCTCGCGGAGCGCCACGGCTACGACGCCGTCCAGGCCGCCATGACCGAGATCATGGGCCGCACCGAGGCCAAGGTCCGCGAGGCCATCCGCGCCATCCCGGATGGCGTCTACCCCTTCGAGGACTTCATGGACGACTACGGGCCGCGAACGCCTCCGATGCGGCTCGTCGTCACCGTCACCGTCGGCGGCGACGAGATCCGCATCGATTTCGATGGCACGGGGCCTCAGACCGAGTCCGGCATGAACTCGTACCTCAACTACACGCGCTCCTACTGCTACGCGGCCGTGAAGTGCCTCACCGACCCTCACGGCCCCCAGAACGACGGCGCCTTCCGCCCGGTGCGCATCGAGGCGCCCGCCGGGTCCTTCCTCAACCCGCGACCGCCGGCCGGGGGCGGCCCCCGGGCCGTCTTCTGCTATCGCCTCTTCGACGCCGTGATCGGGGCCCTGGCGCCCGCCCTTCCCGGCCGGGTGACCGCCGCCGGCTCCCACTTCGCGAACCCGACCTTCGGCGGCTTCGATCCACGGCGGAACCGCCGCACCGTCGTCTACGAGCTGGTCCTCTCGGGCACCGCCGCCCGGCCCGACCGCGACGGCGTCGAGGCCATGGCGATGGCCTTCAACGCCTCGAACATCCCGGTCGAGTCCCAGGAGGCGAGCCAGCCCGTCCTCGTCGAGCGCTTCGAGCTCCGCCGCGACTCGGCCGGGGCCGGGCGCTACCGCGGCGGGACCGGCATCCGCCGCGACCTGCGCCTCCTGCTCCGGAACGGCCAGCTCACCAACAACACCGAGCGCCAGCGCTTCGCTCCCTGGGGACTCTTCGGCGGCCAGCCCGGCCAGCCCGGGGTGACGCTGCTGAACCCGGGCACGCCGCGGGAGCGCCGCCTCCACTCGAAGGCCTCCGATACCTTCGAGTATGGCGACGTCGTCTCCTTCCAGCAGCCGGGCGCCGGGGGCTACGGCCCGCCCGGGGAGCGCGATCCCCAGGCCGTGCTCCGGGACGTCATCGAGGACTACGTGTCGATCGAGGGCGCCCGGCGCGACTACGGCGTCGTCATCGACCCCGTGACGCTGACGGTGGACGAGGCGGCCACGCGCACGGCGCGCGCGGCCATGCGCGCCCAGGCACCCGAGCCGCCGCCGGTCGTGACGCGCCAGGGCCCGCTGTGGTGA
- a CDS encoding DUF1344 domain-containing protein, with translation MAKAATLLVALLLIATTAWAAEIEGKIKSWDAATNMVTLDDGTQLEVPVDIQGQIQRDQLAEGANVKVSYEEKDGKKVVSSLEVTQQK, from the coding sequence ATGGCGAAAGCGGCAACGCTCTTGGTCGCGCTTCTCCTGATCGCCACCACGGCCTGGGCCGCGGAGATCGAGGGGAAGATCAAGTCGTGGGACGCGGCGACCAACATGGTGACCCTGGACGACGGGACGCAGCTCGAGGTTCCGGTCGACATCCAGGGGCAGATCCAGCGCGACCAGCTGGCGGAGGGCGCGAACGTCAAGGTGAGCTACGAGGAGAAGGACGGGAAGAAGGTCGTCTCCTCGCTGGAAGTCACCCAGCAGAAGTAA
- a CDS encoding branched-chain amino acid ABC transporter permease, whose translation MGAVLVGVGGLGLAFFAALPYLTASTYLVSFFLSVFIAAILAQSYDWVGGHMGYLNLGHAAFFGIGAYAFGIALKAGQPLVFAFGAGAALAALFALAISYPFFRLRGAYFALATFGLVTLLELLALNLSRLTGGSEGLTIPTGYRLYHAYYVSLALLALLVTGTAWLARSPLGLALVAIREDEEVAGAFGVHAYAVKCLGLTASAAVAGLAGGVYCWYLTYIIPATVFGLDVALGPIVMAMLGGSGTVVGPLLGALVVDTIREALRFVVATQHFALTIYGAMLVVVGLFLPGGLAAPQRWRRLAAFVRGRTG comes from the coding sequence ATGGGAGCCGTGCTGGTCGGGGTGGGCGGCCTCGGGCTCGCGTTCTTCGCCGCGCTCCCGTACCTGACGGCATCGACCTACCTGGTCTCCTTCTTCCTGTCCGTCTTCATCGCGGCGATCCTGGCCCAGAGCTACGACTGGGTCGGCGGCCACATGGGGTACCTCAACCTCGGCCACGCGGCCTTCTTCGGCATCGGTGCCTACGCCTTCGGCATCGCCCTGAAGGCGGGACAGCCGCTCGTCTTCGCCTTCGGGGCCGGGGCCGCCCTGGCCGCCCTCTTCGCGCTGGCCATCAGCTATCCGTTCTTCCGGCTGCGGGGGGCGTACTTCGCCCTGGCGACGTTCGGGCTGGTGACGCTGCTCGAGCTGCTCGCCCTCAACCTCTCTCGACTGACCGGCGGCTCCGAGGGCCTGACGATCCCGACGGGTTACCGCCTCTACCATGCCTACTACGTCTCGCTCGCGCTCCTGGCGCTCCTGGTGACCGGCACCGCCTGGCTCGCGCGCTCGCCGCTCGGGCTCGCCCTGGTGGCCATCCGGGAGGACGAAGAGGTGGCCGGCGCGTTCGGCGTCCACGCCTACGCCGTCAAGTGCCTCGGGCTCACCGCGAGCGCGGCGGTCGCGGGCCTGGCGGGGGGCGTCTACTGCTGGTATCTCACGTACATCATCCCGGCCACCGTCTTCGGGCTGGACGTCGCGCTGGGGCCCATCGTGATGGCGATGCTCGGCGGATCGGGCACCGTGGTCGGACCGCTCCTCGGCGCCCTGGTCGTCGACACGATCCGGGAAGCGCTCCGGTTCGTCGTCGCGACCCAGCACTTCGCGCTGACGATCTACGGCGCCATGCTGGTGGTCGTGGGACTGTTCCTGCCCGGCGGCCTCGCCGCGCCCCAGCGCTGGCGGCGACTGGCCGCCTTCGTCCGCGGCCGAACGGGCTGA
- a CDS encoding branched-chain amino acid ABC transporter permease, whose amino-acid sequence MQIFLQLLIGGVLQGGIYALGAFGLSIIFGVLRVLNVAHGDYLMLGGMATYWLYTTWAVPPFLAVLIVFPIFFVGGLLVERIFIRPITGMAHHEFLVASILITLGISLAIEDVTAAALIQPIKGIDYFLPPFRIGTIVISSLRLSLLGLIVALTAGIHLFLRRSFMGKALRAVMEDREGAMLAGIDIGTASMVAFGLGTALTATAGVFFVTLIPVDPHIGIPLTLRYLAIIVLGGVGNLPGALAGSVVLGLSESIVSFYVGAEWSLTVAFLILIAILLLRPRGLFG is encoded by the coding sequence GTGCAGATCTTCCTCCAGCTCCTGATCGGCGGGGTGCTCCAGGGCGGGATCTACGCGCTCGGCGCCTTCGGACTCTCGATCATCTTCGGCGTCCTGCGCGTCCTCAACGTCGCCCACGGTGACTACCTGATGCTGGGGGGCATGGCGACCTACTGGCTCTACACGACCTGGGCCGTCCCCCCCTTCCTGGCCGTCCTGATCGTGTTCCCGATCTTCTTCGTGGGCGGTCTGCTCGTCGAGCGGATCTTCATCCGGCCCATCACCGGCATGGCCCACCACGAGTTCCTGGTCGCCTCCATCCTGATCACGCTCGGGATCTCGCTGGCCATCGAGGACGTCACGGCCGCCGCCTTGATCCAGCCGATCAAGGGGATCGACTACTTCCTCCCGCCGTTCCGGATCGGCACCATCGTCATCTCGTCCCTCCGGCTCTCCCTCCTCGGTCTCATCGTGGCGCTGACCGCCGGGATCCACCTCTTTCTGCGTCGGAGCTTCATGGGGAAGGCGCTGCGGGCCGTGATGGAAGATCGCGAGGGCGCCATGCTGGCCGGCATCGACATCGGCACGGCCTCCATGGTGGCTTTCGGCCTCGGGACGGCGCTCACGGCCACCGCCGGCGTCTTCTTCGTCACGCTGATCCCGGTGGATCCGCACATCGGGATCCCTCTCACCCTCCGGTACCTGGCCATCATCGTGCTGGGAGGCGTCGGCAACCTCCCCGGCGCCCTGGCCGGCAGCGTCGTACTCGGGCTGTCCGAGTCGATCGTGTCGTTCTACGTCGGCGCCGAGTGGTCGCTCACCGTCGCGTTCCTGATCCTGATCGCCATCCTGCTCCTCCGCCCGCGGGGACTCTTCGGCTGA